One stretch of Verrucomicrobiia bacterium DNA includes these proteins:
- a CDS encoding response regulator, whose protein sequence is MSRFRSLSIRSKLSLVIVAASAIGLLALGLALATQELFNLRQTTVRHLSTVADVVGRNLDAALTFEDPETAHSILGSVESEPGVVAGWVYDRDGQPFAEYRRPGLPADPASPNLLSLGGHEFHKDRLTVHRSILVNGQPIGAVLLQSDLREFHDRLHHHARLLGVSLLVSLLVTFGVSSGLQRIVSSPILDLTRVARRVGEHKDFSVRASKRTADEIGTLIDSFNAMLDEIAGRDDALRRSHSELELRVEERTRDLRLEIEERIRIEDELKQTAARAEEANRAKSDFLATMSHEIRTPMNGVIGCTNLLLDTPLSDEQRDYAETIQSSGHSLLNLLNDILDFSKIEAGHLALESVPFPVAAAVEEVFDLLAPQAEARQIELVLHPGLDSLPQGLGDVSRFRQVLLNLVGNAIKFTARGHVALQVGIDHPDHPSPRLRFAIHDTGIGIPRDKISILFHRFQQVDSSTTRRYGGTGLGLAICRCLVERMGGTIGVESVPGRGSTFWFTLPIAPAHAHDEGPAALVHPADLARLRVLVVDDLDINRRVLTTQLHRWHLVCHAAASADEALECLQSAAAAGEPFHIALLDYLMPGTDGATLGARILQDPTLRSTALIMLTSGSQRGDARRFLDAGFAGFLLKPVVRPRQLLDVLAQAWTNHPLRIAPGPSSPPLAPDPSQSPVPSPPTQPNGNHPRRRVLLAEDNPVNQRVGIRMLERLGCRVDVAGNGREAVQMVRRFPYELVFMDCLMPDMDGYESTRAIRQLERQRVGLLHAPSRRLPIVALTANAMTGDRERCLDAGMDDHLAKPVTLAELKKVLDRWEDAARTHDEPPPSLPAPADVRIEPVDKPVDETVPA, encoded by the coding sequence ATGTCACGCTTCCGGAGCCTTTCGATCCGCAGCAAGCTCAGCCTGGTGATCGTCGCCGCCAGTGCCATCGGACTGCTGGCCCTGGGCCTCGCACTGGCCACCCAGGAACTCTTCAACCTCCGCCAGACCACCGTCCGCCACCTTTCCACCGTCGCCGATGTCGTCGGCCGGAACCTCGACGCCGCGCTCACCTTCGAGGACCCGGAAACCGCCCACAGTATCCTGGGGTCCGTCGAATCCGAACCCGGCGTTGTCGCCGGCTGGGTGTACGACCGCGACGGCCAGCCCTTCGCCGAGTATCGACGCCCGGGCCTTCCCGCCGATCCCGCCAGCCCTAATCTTCTTTCCCTCGGCGGACACGAGTTCCACAAGGACCGCCTCACCGTCCATCGATCCATCCTCGTCAACGGTCAGCCCATCGGCGCCGTCCTCCTCCAGTCGGATCTTCGCGAGTTCCATGACCGGCTCCACCACCACGCCCGCCTCCTCGGCGTCTCCCTCCTCGTCTCGCTCCTTGTCACGTTCGGCGTCTCCAGCGGCCTCCAGCGCATCGTCTCCTCGCCCATCCTCGATCTCACCCGCGTCGCCCGCCGCGTCGGAGAGCACAAGGACTTCAGTGTCCGGGCCAGCAAGAGGACCGCCGACGAGATCGGCACGCTCATCGACAGCTTCAATGCCATGCTCGACGAGATCGCCGGGCGCGACGACGCCCTCCGCCGGAGCCACTCGGAACTCGAACTCCGCGTCGAGGAACGTACCCGCGACCTCCGCCTCGAAATCGAGGAACGCATACGCATCGAGGACGAACTGAAGCAGACCGCCGCCCGCGCCGAGGAGGCCAACCGCGCCAAGAGCGATTTCCTGGCCACCATGAGCCACGAAATCCGCACCCCCATGAACGGTGTCATCGGCTGCACCAACCTCCTCCTCGATACCCCCCTTTCCGACGAGCAGCGGGACTACGCCGAGACCATTCAGTCCTCGGGCCACTCCCTCCTCAACCTCCTCAACGACATCCTCGACTTCTCCAAGATCGAGGCCGGTCACCTCGCCCTCGAATCCGTCCCCTTCCCCGTCGCCGCCGCCGTCGAGGAAGTCTTCGACCTCCTCGCCCCCCAGGCCGAGGCCAGGCAGATCGAACTGGTCCTCCACCCCGGCCTCGACTCCCTCCCGCAGGGCCTCGGCGATGTCAGCCGGTTCCGTCAGGTCCTCCTCAATCTCGTCGGCAACGCCATCAAGTTCACCGCCCGGGGCCACGTCGCCCTCCAGGTCGGGATCGACCATCCCGACCATCCCTCCCCCCGCCTCCGCTTTGCCATCCACGACACCGGCATCGGCATCCCCCGCGACAAGATCTCCATCCTGTTCCACCGGTTCCAACAGGTCGATTCCTCCACCACCCGCCGCTACGGCGGGACCGGACTCGGCCTCGCCATCTGCCGCTGCCTCGTCGAACGCATGGGCGGCACGATCGGCGTCGAAAGCGTGCCCGGTCGCGGCTCCACCTTCTGGTTCACCCTCCCCATCGCCCCCGCACACGCCCACGACGAAGGTCCGGCAGCCCTCGTTCATCCCGCCGACCTCGCCCGTCTCCGTGTCCTGGTGGTGGACGACCTCGACATCAATCGCCGCGTCCTCACCACCCAGCTCCATCGCTGGCACCTGGTTTGCCACGCCGCCGCCTCCGCCGACGAGGCCCTCGAATGCCTCCAGTCCGCCGCCGCCGCCGGCGAACCCTTCCACATCGCCCTCCTCGATTACCTCATGCCCGGGACCGACGGCGCGACCCTCGGCGCCCGCATCCTCCAGGATCCCACGCTCCGCTCGACCGCCCTCATCATGCTCACTTCGGGAAGCCAGCGCGGCGACGCCCGACGCTTCCTCGATGCCGGCTTCGCAGGCTTCCTCCTCAAACCCGTCGTCCGTCCCCGCCAGCTCCTGGACGTCCTTGCCCAGGCCTGGACCAATCATCCCCTCCGCATTGCCCCCGGTCCCTCCTCCCCGCCTCTGGCACCGGACCCCTCCCAATCCCCGGTTCCCTCCCCCCCAACCCAGCCCAACGGCAACCACCCCCGCCGCCGCGTCCTCCTCGCCGAGGACAACCCGGTCAACCAACGCGTCGGCATCCGCATGCTCGAACGTCTGGGCTGCCGCGTGGACGTCGCCGGCAACGGCCGCGAAGCCGTGCAGATGGTCCGGCGCTTCCCCTACGAACTCGTCTTCATGGACTGCCTCATGCCCGACATGGACGGCTACGAGTCCACCCGCGCCATCCGCCAACTGGAACGTCAGCGCGTCGGCCTCCTCCATGCCCCCAGCCGGCGCCTCCCCATCGTCGCCCTCACCGCCAACGCCATGACCGGCGACCGCGAACGCTGCCTCGACGCCGGCATGGATGATCACCTCGCCAAACCCGTCACCCTCGCCGAACTGAAGAAGGTCCTCGACCGTTGGGAGGATGCCGCCCGGACCCACGACGAACCGCCGCCATCCCTGCCCGCCCCGGCCGACGTCAGAATCGAACCCGTGGACAAACCCGTGGACGAAACCGTCCCCGCCTGA
- a CDS encoding YfiR family protein: protein MRALSSALQLGLCLSLLLAPARAASPAAQTPTESQLKAAFLLNFARFVTWPSHVFESADTPLVFGIVADPRLASDLESILRERGLDGRPVVVRPAPTWRDLPACHIVHFAANADWRLAEALQSLHTAGTLTTGEIDGFARRGGVIHLVRDGTRLRFEVNLASASTANLRVHAQLLRLAQRIHRAPNEPSP from the coding sequence GTGCGGGCCCTTTCTTCCGCCCTCCAACTGGGTCTCTGCCTGTCCCTCCTTCTCGCGCCGGCCCGCGCCGCCAGCCCGGCCGCCCAGACGCCCACCGAATCCCAGTTGAAGGCCGCCTTCCTCCTCAACTTCGCCCGCTTCGTCACCTGGCCGTCCCACGTCTTCGAGTCGGCCGACACCCCGTTGGTCTTCGGCATCGTGGCCGACCCCAGACTCGCCTCCGACCTGGAATCCATCCTCCGCGAACGCGGCCTCGACGGACGCCCCGTCGTCGTGCGCCCCGCCCCGACCTGGCGCGACCTGCCCGCGTGCCACATCGTCCACTTCGCCGCCAACGCCGACTGGCGCCTCGCCGAAGCACTCCAGTCCCTCCACACCGCCGGAACCCTCACCACCGGCGAGATCGACGGATTCGCCCGTCGCGGCGGCGTCATTCACCTGGTTCGTGACGGCACCCGCCTGCGCTTCGAGGTCAACCTCGCCTCCGCCTCCACCGCCAACCTCCGCGTCCACGCCCAACTCCTGCGCCTTGCCCAACGGATCCACCGCGCACCCAACGAACCCTCCCCCTGA
- a CDS encoding TonB-dependent receptor, which translates to MPAAELPATSDPDPLDLAALDLDALMKIEVPTVYGASRFSQKANRAPAAVTVLTARDIEHFGYRNLGEALGAIPGLYVSNDRNYSYLGVRGFLRPGDYNSRVLMLVDGHRINDNLYDSFYLGADGIVDLDLIERIEFIPGPGSTLYGSNALLGVVHVVTKSGAAINGLQASAEAGSLDTYSGRLTFGQRFQNDLDLVASASLYDSAGHSALYYPEFDNPEDGDGWARRLDDEQAYRFSARASLGGFTLTGAFNQRDKTVPTASYGTVFNDGREATRDTRAYLDLAFDRELDDDSRLLGRVFYDRYHYRGTYPYADDSGPGGVILNRDRSAGEWAGAEIQYNRTLADRHVLIAGADYRENLRQFQSNTDDDPPAVYLDDEHGSRNVGAFAQGDIALLQDLHLIAGLSYDHYSSFGDSVNPRAALIYHPWSSTTFKALYGRAFRAPNDFEQHYLSASNFRASDQLGPETIDTYELVWEQRLAPAHRFRLSAYRYTIDDLISQTVDPDDGSIFYANLDRALSHGVELAWESHLGHGIIAQASYALQRAEDCTTGAELSNSPRHLARLHLLAPIHRQKLFAGLEVRYRGESRTLLGNTADDFALVNLTLFGRELLPGLDASATLYNLFDTRYAIPGAADHRQDTIPQDGLGFRLKLTYRF; encoded by the coding sequence TTGCCGGCTGCCGAGCTCCCCGCCACGTCCGACCCCGACCCCCTCGACCTGGCCGCCCTCGACCTCGATGCCCTCATGAAGATCGAGGTTCCCACCGTGTACGGTGCCTCCCGCTTCAGCCAGAAGGCCAACCGCGCCCCGGCCGCGGTCACCGTCCTCACCGCCCGCGACATCGAACACTTCGGCTATCGCAACCTCGGCGAAGCCCTCGGAGCCATCCCCGGCCTCTACGTCTCCAACGACCGCAACTATTCCTACCTCGGGGTCCGCGGCTTCCTCCGTCCGGGCGACTACAATTCGCGGGTCCTCATGCTCGTCGATGGCCACCGGATCAACGACAACCTCTACGACAGCTTCTACCTGGGCGCCGACGGGATCGTCGATCTCGACCTGATCGAGCGCATCGAGTTCATCCCCGGACCCGGCTCGACCCTCTACGGGAGCAACGCCCTGCTGGGCGTCGTCCATGTCGTCACCAAGTCCGGCGCCGCCATCAATGGCCTCCAGGCCTCCGCCGAGGCGGGCAGCCTCGACACCTACTCGGGCCGCCTCACCTTCGGTCAACGCTTCCAGAACGATCTCGACCTCGTCGCCTCCGCCTCCCTCTACGACAGCGCCGGCCACAGCGCCCTCTACTACCCGGAGTTCGACAACCCGGAGGACGGCGACGGCTGGGCCCGCCGCCTCGACGACGAACAGGCGTACCGGTTCTCCGCCCGTGCCTCCCTCGGCGGCTTCACCCTCACCGGGGCCTTCAATCAAAGGGACAAGACCGTCCCCACCGCCTCCTACGGCACGGTCTTCAATGACGGCCGGGAAGCCACCCGCGACACCCGCGCCTACCTGGATCTCGCCTTCGACCGCGAACTCGACGACGACAGCCGCCTTCTCGGCCGCGTCTTCTACGACCGGTACCACTACCGGGGAACCTACCCCTACGCGGACGACTCCGGCCCCGGAGGCGTCATCCTCAACCGGGACCGGTCGGCCGGCGAATGGGCCGGTGCCGAGATCCAGTACAACCGCACCCTCGCCGACCGCCACGTCCTCATCGCCGGCGCCGACTACCGCGAGAACCTCCGCCAATTCCAGTCCAATACCGACGACGACCCCCCGGCGGTGTACCTGGACGACGAACATGGAAGCCGCAATGTCGGCGCCTTCGCCCAGGGCGACATCGCCCTTCTTCAGGACCTCCACCTCATCGCCGGGCTGAGCTACGACCACTACTCGTCCTTCGGCGACAGCGTGAATCCGCGGGCCGCACTGATCTACCACCCATGGTCCTCGACGACCTTCAAGGCCCTCTACGGCCGCGCCTTCCGCGCCCCCAACGACTTCGAGCAGCACTATCTGTCCGCCAGCAACTTCCGCGCCTCCGACCAGCTCGGCCCCGAGACCATTGACACCTACGAACTCGTCTGGGAACAGCGCCTCGCCCCGGCCCATCGATTCCGCCTCTCCGCCTACCGCTACACGATCGACGACCTCATCTCCCAGACCGTGGATCCGGACGATGGCTCCATCTTCTACGCCAACCTCGACCGCGCCCTGTCCCACGGCGTCGAACTCGCCTGGGAAAGCCACCTGGGCCACGGCATCATCGCCCAGGCAAGCTACGCCCTCCAGCGGGCCGAAGACTGCACCACCGGCGCCGAACTCAGCAATTCCCCCCGGCACCTCGCCCGCCTTCACCTCCTCGCCCCGATCCACCGGCAGAAGCTCTTCGCCGGCCTCGAAGTCCGCTATCGCGGCGAATCCCGCACCCTCCTCGGCAACACCGCCGATGACTTCGCCCTCGTCAACCTGACGCTCTTCGGACGCGAACTCCTCCCCGGCCTCGACGCCTCAGCCACCCTCTACAACCTCTTCGACACCCGCTACGCCATCCCCGGGGCCGCAGACCATCGTCAGGACACCATCCCCCAGGACGGCCTCGGATTCCGCCTCAAACTCACCTACCGCTTCTAG
- a CDS encoding NUDIX domain-containing protein, which translates to MSEEIFDVVDDHDVVIGQRPRSEVHRLRLNHRAVHVLVFDSAGRLFLQKRSLRKDCFPGTWDSSASGHLDRGEDYDPCAVRELREELGLTLDTPPQRLFYVRACPETGHEFVWVYRCASDGPFQLQPEEIDRGEWFHPDVVSSWVDRRPEDFASGFILIWRRFRNRRAP; encoded by the coding sequence ATGAGCGAGGAAATCTTCGATGTGGTGGACGACCACGACGTCGTCATCGGTCAACGGCCGCGCTCGGAAGTGCACCGTCTCCGCCTGAACCACAGGGCCGTCCATGTCCTGGTCTTCGATTCCGCCGGACGCCTCTTCCTCCAGAAGCGTTCCCTCCGCAAAGACTGCTTTCCCGGCACCTGGGATTCCTCGGCTTCCGGGCATCTCGACCGCGGCGAAGACTACGACCCCTGCGCCGTCCGCGAACTCCGTGAGGAACTCGGCCTGACCCTCGATACCCCGCCCCAACGACTTTTCTACGTCCGGGCCTGCCCCGAAACCGGCCACGAATTCGTCTGGGTGTACCGATGCGCCTCGGACGGCCCCTTCCAACTCCAACCCGAGGAAATCGACCGCGGCGAATGGTTCCACCCGGATGTCGTGTCGTCCTGGGTGGACCGGCGCCCGGAAGACTTCGCCAGCGGCTTCATCCTCATCTGGAGGCGGTTCCGCAACCGCCGGGCCCCTTGA
- the rsmA gene encoding ribosomal RNA small subunit methyltransferase A — protein MTPSEMRQLLDARGLRLTRSLGQNFLHDANQLRRIVELARIRPGDRVLEIGPGLGPLTEVLLAAGARVLAIEKDRRLIPILRERLAHHPDLQILEADALDWLVRDQPDLSDQHVVSNLPYSVGSPILVELAQLPLPPTSATVTLQAEVVDRIRARPGTGAYGILSLLLAHTFSVETSFPIPATCFFPVPDVTSACVRLVRRPQPLTPTRESARNYSRLVKLAFSQRRKRVRKVLRAAWPDERLAPAWTALHLSDDARAETLPPGTFADLTHLLNTPVP, from the coding sequence ATGACGCCTTCTGAAATGCGCCAGCTCCTCGATGCCCGCGGACTCCGCCTCACCCGGTCCCTCGGCCAGAACTTCCTCCACGACGCCAACCAGCTCCGCCGGATCGTCGAACTCGCCCGGATCCGCCCCGGAGATCGCGTCCTCGAAATCGGGCCCGGCCTCGGTCCCCTCACCGAAGTCCTCCTCGCCGCCGGGGCCCGGGTCCTCGCCATCGAAAAAGACCGCCGCCTCATCCCCATCCTTCGGGAGCGCCTCGCCCATCACCCCGATCTTCAGATCCTCGAAGCCGACGCCCTCGACTGGCTGGTCCGCGATCAACCCGATCTCTCCGACCAGCACGTCGTCTCCAATCTCCCCTATTCCGTCGGCTCCCCAATCCTCGTCGAACTCGCCCAGCTCCCCCTCCCCCCCACGTCTGCCACTGTGACCCTCCAGGCCGAGGTGGTGGACCGCATCCGTGCCCGGCCCGGCACCGGCGCCTATGGCATCCTCTCCCTCCTGCTCGCCCACACCTTCTCCGTCGAAACGTCGTTTCCCATCCCCGCCACCTGCTTCTTCCCCGTCCCGGATGTCACCTCCGCCTGCGTCCGCCTCGTCCGCCGCCCCCAACCCCTGACCCCCACCCGCGAATCCGCCCGGAACTACTCCCGCCTCGTGAAGCTCGCCTTCTCCCAGCGCCGGAAACGCGTCCGCAAAGTCCTCCGCGCCGCCTGGCCCGACGAACGCCTCGCCCCCGCCTGGACCGCCCTGCACCTGTCCGACGACGCCCGCGCCGAAACCCTTCCCCCCGGGACCTTCGCCGATCTCACCCACCTCCTTAACACCCCGGTCCCGTGA
- a CDS encoding aspartate aminotransferase family protein: MKPPPKPPRPAGSRSRPRPGRKTRAVLDTLRRHECRNVTFIAHDGGWPIVWTRARGSHVWDIEGRRYLDLTAAFGVAAAGHAAPAVVRAGQRQMASLLHAMGDVHPHALKGELARELSRLVFERHQAGPGKTLFTNSGFEAVEAALKTARLATGKPGIIAFQGAYHGLGYGALNATHRTHFRDPFRDQLREFARFLPFPDVHEPSGASMDAVRSHLPRLLRDHPIGAILVEPIQARGGVRVPPDDFLPFLRRCADEHGILLILDEIYTGFGRTGRWFASDRVGVVPDVVCLGKAMTGGFPLSACVGRASIMDDAWPESTGEAIHTSTFLGHPVGCAMALAQIRELRRLRLPARAERLGRSLSSNLVTLARQTSKRGRPAVARGVGLMQGLELRTPAGSPDGPAALGVVRRLLDRGFILLPEGPEGEVIGITPPLVIPQTELSRAIRALGEELAAC; encoded by the coding sequence ATGAAACCTCCCCCGAAACCACCTCGCCCCGCCGGTTCCCGATCCAGGCCCCGGCCCGGCCGAAAAACCCGCGCCGTCCTCGACACGCTCCGGCGCCACGAATGCCGCAATGTCACCTTCATCGCCCACGACGGTGGCTGGCCGATCGTCTGGACCCGGGCCCGAGGCTCCCACGTTTGGGACATTGAGGGCCGCCGCTACCTCGACCTCACCGCCGCCTTTGGCGTCGCCGCGGCGGGTCATGCCGCCCCGGCCGTAGTCCGTGCCGGCCAGCGCCAGATGGCCTCTCTCCTCCATGCCATGGGCGACGTTCATCCCCATGCCCTCAAAGGGGAACTCGCCCGGGAACTCAGCCGCCTGGTCTTCGAACGTCACCAGGCCGGCCCTGGAAAAACGCTCTTCACCAACAGCGGCTTCGAAGCCGTCGAGGCCGCCCTCAAGACCGCCCGCCTCGCCACCGGCAAGCCCGGCATCATCGCCTTTCAGGGCGCCTATCACGGGCTCGGCTACGGCGCCCTCAACGCCACCCACCGAACCCACTTCCGGGATCCTTTCCGCGATCAGCTCCGCGAATTCGCCCGGTTCCTCCCGTTCCCGGATGTCCACGAGCCGTCCGGCGCCTCGATGGACGCCGTCCGTTCCCACCTGCCCCGCCTCCTCCGCGATCACCCCATCGGCGCGATCCTGGTCGAACCGATCCAGGCCCGCGGCGGCGTCCGCGTCCCGCCCGATGACTTCCTTCCGTTCCTCCGACGATGCGCCGACGAGCACGGCATCCTCCTCATCCTCGACGAGATCTACACCGGCTTCGGGCGCACCGGACGCTGGTTCGCCTCGGATCGCGTCGGGGTCGTCCCGGATGTCGTCTGCCTCGGCAAGGCCATGACCGGCGGATTCCCCCTTTCCGCGTGCGTGGGACGGGCATCGATCATGGACGACGCCTGGCCCGAGAGCACCGGCGAAGCCATCCACACCAGCACCTTCCTGGGACACCCGGTCGGGTGCGCCATGGCGCTCGCCCAGATCCGGGAACTCCGCCGCCTCCGTCTTCCCGCCCGCGCCGAACGGCTGGGCCGGTCCCTGTCCAGCAACCTTGTCACCCTCGCCCGCCAGACCTCGAAACGCGGACGTCCCGCCGTCGCTCGCGGCGTGGGATTGATGCAGGGCCTGGAACTGCGCACTCCGGCGGGAAGCCCGGACGGCCCGGCCGCACTGGGCGTCGTCCGGCGCCTGCTCGATCGCGGGTTCATCCTCCTTCCGGAAGGTCCCGAGGGCGAGGTGATCGGAATCACCCCGCCACTGGTCATTCCGCAGACGGAATTATCGCGGGCGATACGCGCGCTGGGAGAGGAACTGGCCGCGTGCTGA
- a CDS encoding radical SAM protein, translating into MARQPASRYPAPVSDSLRVHEIYLSLQGESTFAGLPCVFIRLTGCHLRCSYCDTAYAFTGGTRRHPDEVLAEVDRLAQPFPPSPTAVAHRLPLVELTGGEPLLQPAAIPLLTALCDLGYTTLVETGGAVDLSPLDPRVRRIMDLKCPSSGEAERNRWENLALLRPTDEIKFVIGTHEDYAWTRDIIERHRLASICPLLVSWVHPLSREQQDPSLRPVPAHHTPMDRRELVEALVVDALPVRFQSQLHKLIWPPDQRGV; encoded by the coding sequence ATGGCCCGCCAGCCCGCCTCCCGCTACCCTGCCCCGGTGTCCGACAGCCTTCGGGTCCACGAGATCTACCTGAGCCTCCAGGGCGAAAGCACCTTCGCCGGGCTCCCCTGTGTCTTCATCCGTCTCACCGGCTGTCACCTCCGCTGCTCCTACTGCGACACCGCCTACGCCTTCACCGGCGGCACGCGACGCCACCCCGACGAGGTGCTCGCGGAAGTGGATCGCCTCGCCCAACCCTTTCCTCCATCCCCAACGGCCGTCGCGCATCGCCTGCCGCTGGTGGAGTTGACCGGTGGCGAACCCCTCCTCCAACCCGCCGCCATCCCGCTTCTCACCGCCCTCTGCGACCTTGGCTACACCACCCTCGTCGAAACCGGCGGTGCCGTGGACCTCTCCCCTCTGGATCCCCGCGTCCGCCGAATCATGGACCTCAAATGCCCGAGCAGCGGCGAGGCCGAACGGAACCGCTGGGAAAACCTCGCCCTCCTTCGTCCCACCGACGAAATCAAGTTCGTCATCGGCACGCATGAGGACTACGCCTGGACCCGCGACATCATCGAACGGCACCGCCTCGCCTCGATCTGCCCGCTCCTCGTCTCCTGGGTCCATCCCCTGAGTCGCGAGCAACAGGACCCATCCCTTCGCCCCGTCCCCGCGCACCACACCCCGATGGACCGCCGCGAACTCGTCGAGGCCCTCGTCGTCGACGCCCTGCCCGTCCGGTTCCAATCCCAGCTCCACAAGCTCATCTGGCCCCCCGACCAGCGCGGGGTATGA
- a CDS encoding transposase: protein MRTHRIKADPSLPAVYHCMSRVAGRLHLLDDAARHKLINILHHLARFCDIDVITFCMMSNHFHLLIRVPPKPLPDSIPDDVILAKLEDFYGSKATLPTLARAALNKGQPIPDDIRQAVLSRIADLSIFLQEFKQRFSRWYNRRHDRTGYLWGERFRSVLVEDCPSTLRAIAAYIDLNPVRAGLVNDPKDYRFCGYAAALTGDKVIRRGIMGFLGAADWSAASAEYRLALYVIGGTSGRSDKRALDPEAIRAELARGGQLPLGQILRLRIRHMTDGVFLGSKEFVDRMWEQHRDKFSKGRKSGARIIRGAPIPGLTVLRDLRVDAVS from the coding sequence ATGAGAACTCACCGCATCAAAGCCGATCCCTCCCTCCCGGCGGTCTATCACTGCATGTCCCGCGTCGCCGGCCGCCTCCACCTCCTCGACGACGCCGCCAGACACAAGCTCATCAACATCCTCCACCACCTCGCCCGCTTCTGCGACATCGACGTCATCACCTTCTGCATGATGTCCAACCACTTCCATCTCCTCATCCGCGTCCCTCCCAAACCCCTCCCCGACTCCATCCCGGACGACGTCATCCTCGCCAAACTCGAGGACTTCTACGGGTCCAAGGCCACCCTCCCCACCCTCGCCCGTGCCGCCCTCAATAAGGGCCAACCCATCCCCGACGACATCCGCCAGGCCGTCCTCTCCCGCATCGCCGACCTCTCCATCTTCCTCCAGGAGTTCAAACAACGCTTCTCCCGCTGGTACAACCGCCGTCACGACCGCACCGGCTACCTCTGGGGCGAACGCTTCCGCAGTGTCCTGGTGGAGGACTGTCCCAGCACCCTCCGCGCCATCGCCGCCTACATCGACCTCAACCCCGTCCGTGCCGGCCTGGTCAACGATCCCAAGGACTACCGCTTCTGCGGCTACGCCGCCGCCCTCACCGGCGACAAGGTCATCCGCCGCGGAATCATGGGCTTTCTGGGCGCAGCCGACTGGAGCGCGGCGTCAGCAGAATATCGCCTGGCGCTTTACGTGATTGGCGGGACGTCAGGACGAAGTGACAAGCGGGCGCTGGACCCTGAGGCGATCCGGGCGGAACTGGCGCGGGGCGGTCAACTGCCGCTGGGTCAGATCCTGCGGTTGCGGATCCGGCATATGACCGACGGGGTGTTCCTGGGATCGAAGGAGTTTGTGGACCGGATGTGGGAGCAGCACCGGGACAAGTTCAGCAAGGGCCGCAAGAGCGGCGCACGGATCATTCGAGGCGCCCCGATCCCGGGGCTTACCGTGCTGCGCGATCTGCGAGTCGATGCGGTGTCGTAA
- a CDS encoding acyl carrier protein, with the protein MTEDMLLEAVREVLGRYTEVPGHQIHAGLSFEDLGIDSLTAVGVVADLEEKLGITIPNDEALEVRSVGDVLERLGRHLGLEGGEAGGTVTAG; encoded by the coding sequence ATGACCGAGGATATGCTGCTGGAGGCGGTACGAGAGGTGTTGGGCCGGTACACGGAGGTGCCGGGGCACCAGATCCATGCGGGGCTGAGCTTTGAAGACCTGGGCATCGATTCCCTGACGGCGGTGGGGGTGGTGGCGGATCTCGAGGAAAAGCTGGGGATCACCATTCCGAACGACGAGGCGCTGGAGGTGCGGTCGGTGGGGGATGTGCTGGAGAGGCTGGGCCGGCACTTGGGCCTGGAGGGAGGCGAGGCCGGGGGGACGGTGACGGCAGGGTAG